A single window of Dermacentor albipictus isolate Rhodes 1998 colony chromosome 1, USDA_Dalb.pri_finalv2, whole genome shotgun sequence DNA harbors:
- the LOC135903537 gene encoding uncharacterized protein, translating to MELVKPPEHLQLSGSSDNIAKHWNLFIQKFELFLQATASPKEPRSEAVKAALLLSVAGDDALEVFNNFTFLEAERKDDYTTVVRKFKEYCEEQQNEVYERYIFRSRTQDEAEPFEHFLRDLRKLSRSCNFAELTESMIRDQVVFGVHNPKLREKLLKVKDLTLAKTEQICKAAELSSQQNEAWAQTEKQVASVKKRLFKCMKCNRSHERSRCPAFGKTCFVCGGTNHFAACCKKGSTVSEVVNVQDTFDILDVKTCKVRSLTDWIVNAKVAGQDAFLKVDTGSQANLLPYSVYRKCKGMQSLKPSSSILRSYSGDAISHFGVASLPVTIKNRAGSFDFFIVKKGHQAILGLSASEALGLVARSVDAVNASGCSQR from the coding sequence ATGGAGCTAGTCAAGCCACCGGAGCATCTGCAACTTTCCGGCTCATCCGACAACATCGCGAAGCATTGGAACCTGTTCATCCAGAAGTTCGAACTGTTCCTACAAGCGACAGCATCTCCGAAAGAACCAAGGTCAGAAGCTGTCAAGGCTGCGCTGCTGCTGAGTGTTGCTGGCGACGATGCACTTGAGGTGTTTAACAACTTCACCTTTCTTGAGGCGGAACGCAAGGATGATTACACGACGGTCGTGCGGAAGTTTAAAGAGTACTGTGAAGAACAGCAAAACGAAGTCTATGAGAGGTACATTTTCCGGTCAAGAACCCAGGACGAAGCGGAGCCCTTTGAGCATTTCCTGCGCGACTTGCGAAAGCTGTCCCGAAGCTGCAACTTCGCTGAATTAACGGAGTCAATGATCCGCGACCAGGTTGTATTCGGTGTACATAACCCCAAGTTGCGGGAGAAGCTCCTCAAGGTAAAAGACTTGACGCTAGCCAAGACAGAACAAATCTGCAAGGCTGCTGAACTTTCTAGCCAGCAGAACGAGGCATGGGCTCAGACGGAAAAACAGGTCGCGTCGGTAAAGAAGCGTCTGTTTAAATGCATGAAATGCAACCGCTCGCACGAACGTAGTAGGTGTCCCGCGTTCGGCAAGACGTGTTTTGTATGTGGTGGCACCAATCATTTTGCAGCGTGTTGCAAGAAAGGGTCTACAGTAAGCGAAGTGGTCAACGTGCAGGACACTTTCGACATCCTTGATGTAAAAACTTGCAAGGTGAGAAGCTTGACGGACTGGATCGTAAACGCTAAAGTGGCCGGCCAGGATGCCTTCTTGAAAGTAGACACAGGCTCCCAAGCTAACTTGCTGCCTTACTCGGTCTATCGGAAGTGCAAAGGGATGCAAAGTTTGAAGCCGAGCAGTTCCATTCTGCGGTCCTATAGCGGTGACGCTATCAGTCACTTCGGTGTTGCGTCGTTACCAGTCACCATAAAAAATCGGGCTGGGAGTTTCGACTTCTTTATAGTAAAAAAAGGCCACCAGGCAATACTCGGACTATCTGCAAGTGAGGCGCTTGGACTGGTCGCGAGGTCGGTGGATGCAGTCAACGCTAGTGGATGCAGTCAACGCTAG